One stretch of Niallia sp. XMNu-256 DNA includes these proteins:
- a CDS encoding DNA/RNA helicase domain-containing protein: MNNGWSGTIQQFLQLNLGDFINKIELFVYGDSTVETATEHQKRASQIKAWKDSFHKLQMIFQQYDTLDGSLIFEYEILRGGGRRPDVILILNGYVVVIECKSYNRLSPSEYIQTSLYVRDLEHYHSEIHSTNTTVVGTLLLTNHHDGRLILNPDHQIYVSTVNSFHKLINGIINKPSRSFDLSQLINGVYEPSPSMLEAARSILNNEPLPNIKAVASSNFEEVQHTVLQIIQQAQLTKTHHLILVSGEPGAGKTYLGLNIAHNTNNAVYLSGNGPLVDVLQDTLKNRTFVQGLYGYKMDYLERGIIPIEQVIILDEAQRAWDSGKVDQSLKRRNRPLMHLSEPDIIMQIATSNKPWSVTIGLIGEGQEIYSGEEGGLKLWNTAIAGKNIIVHSKHHSSLFTNARQYNTHNHLHLNCSFRAHAALEYYAIVNSLLDEQFDLTKELVGKLSKDRYSLFITRDLNRARSVVSKLYIDDFKTTGVICASGADGQKKVPVIPRDALYEKPSKVAQYFNYPDSKFYCKKLNYSTTEFHTQGLELDMTIVHWDNDLYLKDWKWNAEHLQRSVEDPFQIKLNSYRVILTRGRDGTIIYIPPKTCLDETWRILTEYIGIPVL, from the coding sequence GTGAATAATGGATGGTCTGGAACAATTCAACAATTCTTGCAACTTAATTTAGGTGATTTCATCAATAAAATTGAATTATTCGTCTACGGAGACAGTACGGTAGAAACAGCTACGGAACATCAAAAAAGAGCATCACAAATAAAAGCATGGAAAGATAGTTTCCACAAACTTCAAATGATTTTCCAGCAATATGACACTCTTGATGGTTCACTTATATTTGAGTATGAAATATTACGTGGTGGCGGACGTCGGCCTGATGTTATTTTAATCTTAAATGGATATGTCGTTGTAATTGAATGTAAAAGTTATAATAGACTTTCTCCCTCTGAGTACATTCAAACTTCCTTATATGTCCGTGACCTGGAACATTATCATTCTGAAATACATAGTACAAATACAACAGTCGTTGGTACACTTTTACTCACAAATCATCATGATGGACGTCTAATTTTAAATCCAGATCATCAAATATACGTTTCAACGGTTAATAGCTTTCATAAGTTGATCAACGGAATTATTAATAAACCTTCTAGATCATTTGACTTATCTCAATTAATAAATGGAGTATACGAACCTTCTCCTTCCATGTTAGAGGCTGCCAGATCCATATTAAACAATGAACCTTTACCAAACATTAAAGCTGTTGCTAGTAGCAATTTTGAAGAAGTTCAACACACCGTTTTGCAAATTATTCAACAAGCACAATTAACGAAAACACATCATTTAATTTTAGTATCTGGTGAACCTGGTGCAGGTAAAACTTACCTAGGTCTAAATATTGCACACAATACGAATAATGCTGTTTATTTATCAGGGAATGGACCATTAGTAGATGTGTTACAAGATACGTTAAAAAATAGAACCTTTGTACAAGGTCTATATGGTTATAAAATGGATTATCTTGAAAGAGGAATTATTCCGATTGAACAAGTCATTATTTTGGATGAGGCCCAAAGAGCCTGGGATTCAGGAAAAGTAGATCAATCTCTAAAAAGAAGAAACAGGCCTCTAATGCATTTAAGTGAACCAGATATCATTATGCAAATTGCTACTTCAAACAAACCATGGAGTGTAACAATTGGTTTAATTGGTGAAGGTCAAGAAATTTATTCTGGTGAAGAAGGCGGATTAAAACTTTGGAATACTGCGATAGCAGGCAAAAATATTATTGTTCACTCTAAACATCATAGCTCATTATTTACGAATGCGCGACAATATAATACACACAACCATCTACACTTAAATTGCTCATTCCGCGCACATGCAGCTTTAGAATATTATGCAATTGTTAACTCATTATTAGATGAACAATTTGACTTAACAAAAGAGCTTGTTGGTAAGCTTTCAAAAGATCGCTATTCACTTTTCATTACAAGAGATTTAAATAGAGCAAGATCAGTCGTAAGTAAACTTTATATTGATGATTTTAAAACAACCGGGGTTATTTGTGCTAGCGGCGCAGATGGTCAAAAGAAAGTGCCAGTTATCCCAAGAGATGCGCTATACGAGAAACCTTCTAAAGTCGCTCAGTACTTTAACTACCCTGATTCAAAGTTTTATTGTAAAAAGTTAAACTACTCTACAACAGAGTTTCATACACAAGGGTTAGAATTGGACATGACCATTGTCCACTGGGATAATGATCTGTATTTAAAAGATTGGAAATGGAATGCCGAGCATCTCCAAAGGAGTGTAGAAGATCCGTTTCAAATCAAACTCAATTCATACCGAGTGATCTTAACGAGGGGCAGAGATGGAACTATTATTTATATTCCACCGAAGACTTGTTTAGACGAAACTTGGAGAATTTTGACTGAATATATTGGTATTCCGGTACTTTAA
- a CDS encoding PD-(D/E)XK nuclease family protein translates to MLEEDRKAIEDFLMDVDILDRLEAKISNFNIFETLGIVNAEIRHSNVIAWLMTPNETHGLDDVFIKKFLQEVLYNHRNNIQNLKIDLFQISLMDYHSFRVRREWRNIDLLIFSEEYKMVIVIENKIWSKESKTQLEKYHTIIQDEFPDYHRIFLFLTPHGDRPK, encoded by the coding sequence ATGCTAGAAGAGGATAGAAAAGCCATCGAAGATTTTCTCATGGATGTTGATATTTTAGACAGGCTAGAAGCTAAGATATCTAACTTCAATATTTTTGAAACCTTAGGTATTGTGAATGCTGAAATTAGGCATAGCAATGTGATTGCATGGCTAATGACTCCAAATGAAACTCATGGATTAGACGATGTTTTTATCAAAAAGTTTTTACAAGAGGTGTTGTACAATCACCGTAATAATATACAAAATTTAAAAATAGATTTGTTCCAAATTTCACTGATGGATTATCACAGTTTTCGTGTTCGCAGAGAATGGAGAAATATTGATTTACTTATTTTCTCTGAAGAATACAAAATGGTTATTGTTATTGAAAATAAAATCTGGAGTAAAGAATCTAAAACTCAGTTAGAAAAATACCACACAATTATCCAAGATGAATTTCCTGACTATCATAGGATCTTTTTATTTTTAACACCACATGGAGACCGGCCAAAGTGA
- a CDS encoding amidohydrolase family protein → MIVDCHFHVDETMLTLEKMIEGMDQNHIAKTALIAPMNETMFDVDSTIQHHVQNLFRFLILRVPPMGFSIYDRLVRDGFFHLYGQSYKIFAKPNNSLVARAIDRFPERFLGWAAVNPKIPESMEEVELFLKQPGFIGVKAHPFMHQYSIRALDPVAAMCEAKGIPLLIHLSSERDSYKYLPEQYPKLKVIYAHAGLPFWRKLWKYATNQPNVYVDTSSDYLTPSIVKEAVKVLGYRKVLFGCDGPYGMKQFNQYDYGEKRKWIDSLSIPDYKKEFILGKNFMELIDSS, encoded by the coding sequence ATGATCGTTGATTGCCATTTTCATGTAGATGAAACGATGTTGACATTAGAAAAAATGATAGAAGGAATGGATCAAAATCACATAGCGAAAACGGCCTTGATTGCTCCCATGAATGAAACGATGTTTGATGTAGATAGCACCATTCAACATCATGTACAAAACCTATTTCGTTTTCTCATCCTCCGTGTCCCTCCTATGGGATTCAGTATTTATGATAGACTGGTTCGCGATGGATTTTTCCACCTTTATGGCCAGTCATACAAAATCTTTGCAAAACCGAACAATAGTCTTGTAGCTCGGGCAATCGACCGATTTCCAGAACGTTTTCTAGGATGGGCAGCCGTAAATCCTAAGATTCCTGAATCCATGGAAGAAGTTGAACTCTTTCTCAAACAACCCGGTTTTATTGGAGTCAAAGCACATCCATTTATGCATCAATATTCGATCAGGGCACTTGATCCTGTTGCAGCAATGTGTGAAGCAAAAGGCATTCCGTTGCTCATTCATCTATCATCAGAAAGAGATTCATATAAATATTTACCTGAACAATACCCTAAACTGAAGGTCATATATGCTCATGCCGGTCTCCCTTTTTGGAGGAAACTATGGAAATATGCAACCAATCAACCTAATGTATATGTTGATACCTCAAGTGATTATCTGACCCCCTCTATTGTAAAAGAGGCCGTGAAAGTTCTAGGCTATCGAAAAGTTCTTTTTGGCTGTGATGGACCCTATGGGATGAAACAATTTAATCAATATGATTATGGCGAAAAGAGAAAATGGATCGATTCACTTTCAATTCCTGATTATAAAAAGGAATTTATACTAGGAAAAAACTTTATGGAACTAATTGATTCATCCTAA
- a CDS encoding DEAD/DEAH box helicase family protein — MTKVELITKRLVDHLLKEIDRANSIYILTSFAMKSGVDILSDSLKQAAERGADIKICTGDYLFITQPEALMALKDIHLRIEVRLWQSNGTSFHPKAYIFQFNDSGTLIVGSSNLSRSALTSGVEWNLSMDKDSGPETYDSAVKIFLEDIFHSDQTIPVNEETIKNYRDHYAQYHQKHHNLVKTWTELEEIELMLPVDDHDNSEAEIVKEETPAYGEIRPRFAQPEALQQLETTLEEGYHSALVVMATGLGKTYLAGFFARKFKRILFIAHREEILYQAKKSFKQIMPERTGGIYNDRVKDAEAQCIFASIATLSMKQHLEIFKSDTFDLIIIDEFHHAAANTYQRVLDYFKPEFLLGITATPDRNDNKDVYALCHGNVAYRIDFLEAIQRQWLAPFHYVGVYDDTDYSQLTWLGTRYAEDDLLKVQLREEMAQNIIKAWETNKQTRTLVFCSSIRQAVFLSNFFNKQGYKTVPLHSKQVDVSRDKAIKMLEKGELDAIFTVDLFNEGVDIPAVDTLLFVRPTESLTVFTQQIGRGLRLYNDKEKCVIIDLIGNYRNADIKLSVFDTDPDTKKKKRMVEPTVPQFCSVDLDVKVINLLKEMARKGQPRKQKLYDDYMALKQELGRRPTYKELHLKGGSDSSIYKQEFNSYLGFLLWAGELTEIEQEVFRRYEPWIVQVEKTDMSKSYKMVVLKVMLNRGADHWFEPITPTEAAPGFHKFLTEEEYRKNTDLSDKSGKQLWKYNEAKVSRLISRMPMTKWSGSSKGLITFENNVFQLTFDILEEDREMLYQWTWQICEYRLHWYFERRAGK, encoded by the coding sequence ATGACTAAGGTTGAACTGATTACCAAACGATTAGTCGATCATCTCCTTAAAGAGATAGATCGTGCAAACAGTATTTACATTCTGACTTCCTTTGCGATGAAATCTGGAGTAGATATCCTGAGTGATTCATTAAAGCAAGCAGCTGAGCGGGGTGCGGATATAAAAATATGTACTGGAGATTATCTTTTTATTACGCAGCCAGAGGCATTAATGGCTTTAAAGGATATTCATCTTAGAATAGAGGTACGATTATGGCAAAGTAATGGAACTTCCTTTCATCCGAAGGCATATATTTTCCAATTTAATGATAGTGGAACGCTGATTGTCGGTTCCTCCAATCTTTCTCGTTCAGCATTGACATCAGGAGTGGAATGGAATCTTTCGATGGATAAAGATAGTGGACCTGAAACCTATGATTCGGCTGTGAAAATATTTTTAGAGGATATATTTCATAGTGATCAGACAATACCTGTGAATGAAGAGACGATAAAGAATTACCGTGATCATTATGCCCAGTATCATCAAAAGCATCATAACTTAGTCAAAACTTGGACAGAGTTAGAAGAAATTGAATTAATGTTGCCAGTTGATGATCATGATAATTCAGAAGCTGAGATTGTTAAAGAGGAAACTCCAGCTTATGGAGAAATCAGGCCACGCTTTGCTCAACCTGAAGCACTCCAACAATTGGAAACGACGCTAGAAGAGGGATATCATAGTGCCCTCGTTGTGATGGCTACTGGATTGGGGAAAACGTATTTGGCCGGTTTTTTTGCGAGGAAATTTAAACGGATTCTTTTTATTGCTCATCGTGAAGAGATTTTGTATCAAGCAAAGAAGTCTTTCAAGCAGATCATGCCCGAACGGACAGGTGGCATTTATAATGACAGGGTTAAGGATGCAGAAGCCCAGTGTATTTTTGCTTCAATTGCCACGTTAAGTATGAAGCAGCATCTAGAAATTTTTAAGTCTGATACATTTGATTTAATTATCATTGACGAGTTTCACCATGCTGCTGCAAATACTTATCAAAGGGTTTTGGATTATTTTAAACCTGAGTTTCTACTAGGGATTACAGCAACCCCTGATCGGAACGATAATAAAGATGTTTATGCTCTTTGTCATGGGAATGTTGCCTATCGAATTGACTTTTTGGAAGCGATTCAAAGGCAATGGCTGGCACCATTCCATTATGTAGGGGTATATGACGATACCGATTATTCGCAGTTAACTTGGCTTGGAACTCGCTATGCAGAGGATGATTTGTTAAAGGTCCAATTACGTGAAGAAATGGCACAAAACATTATAAAAGCATGGGAAACGAACAAACAAACACGGACGCTTGTTTTTTGTTCATCAATCCGTCAAGCTGTGTTTTTATCCAATTTTTTTAACAAGCAAGGGTACAAAACTGTTCCATTGCATTCGAAGCAAGTGGATGTGAGTCGGGATAAAGCAATTAAGATGTTAGAAAAAGGGGAACTAGATGCCATTTTCACAGTGGATCTTTTTAATGAAGGTGTCGATATTCCAGCGGTTGATACACTTCTTTTTGTAAGGCCAACGGAATCCTTAACCGTTTTTACCCAACAAATTGGTCGTGGACTGCGGCTGTATAACGATAAAGAAAAATGTGTCATTATTGATTTGATTGGAAACTATCGAAATGCGGATATTAAATTAAGTGTGTTTGATACAGATCCAGATACTAAAAAGAAAAAGAGGATGGTCGAGCCAACTGTTCCACAATTTTGTTCTGTTGATTTGGACGTAAAAGTTATTAACTTATTAAAAGAAATGGCTAGAAAAGGGCAACCACGAAAACAGAAACTGTACGATGATTATATGGCATTAAAGCAGGAACTGGGCAGAAGGCCTACGTATAAGGAATTGCATTTAAAGGGTGGCTCAGATTCTTCTATTTACAAACAGGAATTTAACTCCTATTTGGGCTTTCTATTGTGGGCGGGTGAACTAACAGAAATAGAACAAGAGGTTTTTAGACGATACGAACCTTGGATTGTACAAGTCGAAAAAACAGATATGAGTAAAAGTTATAAGATGGTTGTTCTCAAGGTCATGCTTAATCGGGGTGCTGATCATTGGTTTGAGCCCATTACACCAACAGAAGCAGCTCCTGGTTTTCATAAATTTTTAACGGAAGAAGAGTACCGTAAAAACACCGATCTATCTGATAAATCTGGCAAGCAGCTATGGAAATACAACGAGGCGAAGGTTAGTCGTTTAATATCAAGAATGCCCATGACTAAGTGGAGCGGTAGTTCGAAGGGATTAATTACATTTGAAAATAATGTTTTTCAACTAACTTTTGATATTTTAGAGGAAGATCGGGAGATGTTGTATCAATGGACATGGCAGATTTGTGAATATCGCCTTCATTGGTATTTTGAGCGGAGAGCGGGTAAATAA
- a CDS encoding AAA family ATPase: protein MNEKDLQIRLLKDSYIDITFQKYLAFKKTELYDEFYKQEILMGLNEFIKGQEINDSTVVDIVKKIQKENPTSGSFVHWSNTADLVKYAEDEPVEVAQLMNQLYDSTLPIEQRIEAFREKGKQYNPNISLGAPLFGYLFAAKDYKRYPLYKQEVFTDLKKSYGIDMKLGTVGNNYEAFIHICQIILDYFKKTDPELSMLDIQDFFFCSTQYKQIYVESAVVYLYRLASELAGYKDQPSKLLETIMELDQEQLLSLRERYRKTEKINQIRFLVVDKIIETGTIDIDELEKIKNEVKVRYETNILQAWNNFSILFELFYADKKEKVREELRKIHSAIRNMKEFQDFTFVEDKVLNGFNWNQNFGCSESWIAVYPTEHSSHRTAPQFFVTIDEKGIRYGLLYGDQHPNNGQSDLTIYSNVESFTYNDFHQKMVGVLDQFKSSNNVKETTKPYELEHEISKETWMELLQRDDIFQPFDLVYINKMYELGGEATATQLAEALDKHFSSFNSPVVQLAKRILQATNQNPPKRNDGGNSYWSVLFTGETINNGHFLWKLRSELKAAIEAIDPTTIVETFETYTKDDFLKEVFMDETQYETILNLLHYKKNIILQGPPGVGKTFVAKRLAYSLMGVKDTNRVEIVQFHQNYAYEDFVMGYRPTEQGFILQNGIFYDFCEEAIRNPEESYFFVIDEINRGNLSKIFGELFMLIERDKRDEYVTMGYSKEKFTVPSNVYLIGTMNTADRSLAQIEVALRRRFAFVTLEPSFNEKWSLHLQKMGVSDEMIQRILYAVERINTEIIKDFQLGRGYAIGHSFFTTKPENMSEQTWYEGIINYEIKPLLEEYFFDRPEIVKSMIEGI, encoded by the coding sequence TTGAATGAGAAGGATCTACAAATTAGATTATTAAAGGATTCATACATAGATATAACTTTTCAAAAATATTTAGCCTTTAAAAAGACAGAGCTTTATGATGAGTTCTATAAACAGGAAATATTAATGGGACTTAATGAATTTATAAAGGGACAAGAAATTAATGATTCAACGGTTGTTGACATCGTGAAAAAAATACAAAAAGAAAATCCAACTTCAGGTAGTTTTGTTCATTGGAGTAATACGGCAGATTTGGTGAAGTATGCTGAGGATGAACCGGTAGAAGTCGCACAGTTAATGAATCAATTATACGATTCAACATTACCGATTGAACAGCGAATTGAAGCCTTTCGTGAAAAAGGAAAACAGTATAATCCTAATATCTCTTTAGGTGCGCCTCTATTTGGTTATCTTTTTGCGGCTAAGGATTACAAGAGATATCCATTATATAAACAAGAAGTTTTTACGGATTTAAAAAAATCCTATGGGATCGATATGAAGTTAGGTACGGTAGGTAACAATTATGAAGCTTTTATACATATATGCCAGATTATTCTAGATTACTTTAAAAAGACTGATCCTGAATTATCGATGTTAGATATTCAAGATTTCTTTTTCTGCAGTACTCAATATAAACAAATATACGTGGAAAGTGCTGTTGTCTATTTATATCGATTAGCATCAGAATTGGCAGGTTATAAGGACCAACCGTCCAAGTTATTAGAAACTATAATGGAATTAGATCAAGAGCAATTGTTATCGCTTAGAGAAAGGTATCGGAAAACTGAAAAAATCAATCAGATTCGTTTTTTAGTAGTTGATAAGATCATTGAGACAGGTACGATTGATATAGATGAATTAGAAAAGATTAAAAATGAAGTAAAAGTAAGATATGAAACAAATATATTACAAGCATGGAATAATTTCTCTATCTTATTTGAGCTCTTTTATGCAGATAAAAAAGAGAAAGTACGTGAAGAACTTCGTAAAATTCATAGTGCGATTCGTAATATGAAAGAGTTTCAAGATTTTACCTTTGTAGAAGACAAAGTCTTGAATGGGTTTAACTGGAATCAGAATTTTGGTTGTTCAGAGAGTTGGATTGCTGTTTATCCTACAGAACATAGCAGTCACCGTACAGCTCCACAATTTTTTGTTACAATCGATGAAAAAGGAATTCGATATGGCTTGTTGTATGGAGATCAGCATCCTAATAATGGACAATCAGATTTAACGATTTATTCTAACGTAGAATCGTTTACATATAATGATTTTCATCAAAAGATGGTAGGCGTCTTAGATCAATTTAAGAGTTCCAACAATGTGAAAGAAACGACAAAACCTTACGAGCTAGAACATGAAATTAGCAAAGAAACCTGGATGGAGCTTCTTCAAAGAGATGACATCTTTCAACCATTTGATTTGGTTTATATCAATAAGATGTATGAACTAGGAGGGGAAGCCACTGCGACACAATTAGCGGAGGCATTGGACAAGCATTTTTCCTCTTTTAATTCTCCGGTTGTTCAGCTTGCTAAACGTATACTTCAAGCGACAAATCAAAATCCACCTAAACGGAATGATGGTGGAAATAGTTATTGGAGTGTGCTTTTTACTGGCGAAACAATTAATAACGGTCACTTTCTCTGGAAATTGAGATCCGAATTAAAAGCAGCCATTGAAGCAATTGATCCAACGACAATCGTTGAAACGTTTGAAACATACACAAAAGATGACTTTTTAAAAGAAGTATTTATGGATGAAACCCAATATGAAACCATTCTAAACCTACTGCATTATAAGAAAAATATTATTTTACAAGGACCGCCTGGAGTTGGAAAAACGTTTGTGGCCAAAAGGCTGGCTTATTCCTTGATGGGTGTAAAAGACACTAACCGAGTAGAAATCGTTCAGTTTCATCAAAACTATGCGTACGAAGATTTTGTTATGGGTTATCGACCTACTGAACAAGGCTTTATACTTCAAAATGGGATCTTCTATGACTTCTGTGAGGAGGCAATTAGGAATCCAGAGGAATCTTATTTCTTTGTGATTGATGAAATTAATCGCGGAAACTTATCCAAGATTTTTGGAGAATTGTTCATGTTAATTGAACGAGATAAACGCGATGAGTATGTCACAATGGGTTATTCTAAAGAGAAATTTACTGTACCGAGTAATGTGTACTTGATTGGAACGATGAATACGGCTGACCGTTCCTTAGCCCAAATAGAAGTGGCTCTTCGCCGTCGTTTTGCCTTTGTCACACTAGAACCTTCTTTTAATGAAAAATGGAGTCTTCATCTTCAAAAAATGGGAGTTTCGGATGAAATGATCCAGCGTATTCTATATGCAGTTGAGAGGATCAATACAGAAATCATTAAGGATTTTCAATTGGGTAGAGGCTATGCTATTGGTCATTCCTTTTTTACCACGAAGCCTGAAAATATGAGTGAACAAACATGGTATGAAGGAATCATAAATTATGAAATTAAGCCATTGTTAGAAGAGTATTTCTTTGATCGGCCAGAGATTGTTAAATCAATGATCGAGGGAATTTAA
- a CDS encoding NERD domain-containing protein codes for MSLLDKAVYRLMNGKKAITRPIFIKDFERENQQLMDLIELSDRVKSNKKKLIDKDIALLKYGMDGEQNVYYELKNSFIPMLCLHDIRLEYNGYAAQFDFIVITSKYIYVIETKKLSGDVEINSDGDFIRILKNGYGKIIKKEGMYSPISQNKRHVNILKEILINEGVIRTLPIESAVVIANAKTIVKKDKAPKEISNVIYKYDQIVNLLNRELNDKNNEKNMLEKYMYQIANFLMDHHKPITYDYMAKYSLTEGDFQKEDPVMNLPPSDLYNDLKEYRLRKSKEENKKAFMVFTNEMLDTLTKMKPKSKDELRKIKGFGDKKVEQYGDEIISIINR; via the coding sequence ATGAGTTTACTAGACAAAGCAGTCTATCGTCTAATGAATGGCAAAAAGGCCATCACTAGGCCAATTTTCATAAAAGACTTTGAAAGAGAAAATCAACAATTAATGGACTTAATTGAACTTTCCGATAGAGTTAAATCAAATAAAAAGAAGTTAATTGATAAAGATATTGCTTTACTGAAATATGGTATGGATGGCGAGCAAAATGTTTATTATGAATTGAAAAATTCATTTATTCCTATGCTATGTTTGCATGATATAAGACTGGAATACAATGGTTATGCTGCTCAATTTGATTTTATTGTCATTACCAGTAAATATATCTATGTTATAGAAACAAAAAAGTTAAGTGGAGATGTTGAAATAAATTCGGATGGAGATTTTATTCGGATCTTAAAAAATGGTTATGGAAAAATCATTAAGAAAGAGGGGATGTATAGTCCCATTTCTCAAAATAAACGTCACGTAAATATATTAAAGGAAATTCTTATAAATGAAGGGGTTATTAGAACATTACCTATAGAATCTGCTGTTGTGATTGCCAATGCGAAAACAATTGTAAAGAAAGATAAGGCTCCCAAGGAAATTAGTAACGTTATATATAAGTATGATCAAATAGTCAATCTATTAAATAGAGAATTAAATGATAAAAATAACGAAAAGAACATGCTGGAAAAATATATGTATCAAATTGCTAATTTTCTAATGGACCATCATAAGCCGATTACCTATGACTATATGGCGAAATATTCTTTAACAGAAGGTGATTTTCAAAAAGAAGACCCTGTTATGAACTTACCTCCATCTGATTTATATAATGATTTAAAAGAATACCGGTTACGAAAGTCTAAAGAAGAGAATAAAAAGGCATTTATGGTTTTTACAAATGAAATGCTGGATACATTAACTAAGATGAAACCTAAGTCTAAAGATGAACTTCGGAAAATCAAGGGTTTTGGAGATAAAAAAGTGGAACAATATGGGGATGAAATTATTTCTATTATTAATCGATAA
- the gerQ gene encoding spore coat protein GerQ, whose product MTCEDCNYYPMNYYPGYYPNSMVRSTQQPVGGFPSTMPPGAQPGGFPMTMHSGPSFAVPTVPLGGVRQESFIENIIRFNKGKVGTFYFTYQGNNKWNAMVYHGRIETAGRDHIIISDPSSGKRYLLLMSNLDWVEFDEQINYPLAEISPEVQSSLTTSE is encoded by the coding sequence ATGACTTGCGAAGACTGTAATTATTATCCAATGAATTATTATCCTGGTTATTATCCAAATTCAATGGTGCGAAGCACACAACAACCTGTTGGGGGCTTCCCGTCGACGATGCCCCCTGGAGCACAACCTGGAGGCTTCCCGATGACTATGCATTCTGGACCCTCGTTTGCCGTCCCAACGGTCCCGTTAGGAGGTGTGAGGCAAGAATCATTTATTGAAAATATCATACGCTTCAACAAAGGTAAGGTTGGTACATTCTACTTTACTTACCAAGGTAACAACAAATGGAATGCGATGGTTTACCACGGGCGCATAGAAACAGCTGGCCGTGACCACATCATCATCAGCGACCCGTCCAGCGGCAAACGCTACTTGCTACTGATGTCAAATCTCGACTGGGTAGAATTTGATGAACAAATAAACTATCCTCTGGCGGAAATTAGTCCGGAAGTTCAGTCGTCCCTGACGACATCGGAATGA
- a CDS encoding cell wall hydrolase yields MAEALGEGVEGMNMVGTVVANRVEADCAPDFKGLRNIRHAIYQTIPGTDIPHFEPVLNGSLYTQRPKEDDLRRARNLLHGDREPRSRMSLWFFNPSPGREYRAPCTATMPRSPMTQFVYAHRNHCFYVGVPGYCPEFYR; encoded by the coding sequence ATGGCGGAAGCGCTCGGTGAAGGAGTCGAAGGGATGAACATGGTAGGTACAGTTGTGGCCAATCGGGTCGAGGCTGACTGTGCTCCTGACTTCAAAGGGTTGCGCAATATCAGACATGCGATCTATCAAACGATTCCAGGAACTGACATTCCTCACTTTGAGCCCGTTTTAAATGGATCATTATATACACAACGTCCTAAAGAAGATGACCTCCGGAGGGCTAGAAATTTGTTGCATGGCGATAGGGAACCTCGTTCCAGAATGAGTTTGTGGTTTTTTAACCCCAGTCCGGGGAGAGAGTACCGAGCTCCTTGTACCGCCACGATGCCAAGATCACCTATGACACAGTTTGTTTATGCACACAGGAATCATTGCTTCTATGTCGGTGTACCGGGCTACTGCCCAGAGTTTTATAGATAA
- a CDS encoding nucleoside triphosphate pyrophosphohydrolase, translated as MAVHNKLVRDHMKQIILDAGRKPIMKTLNHEEYVTELRKKSEEELQEYLNAETNEEALEELADLLEVIHALAETHGSSIDEVEKRRVAKAESRGGFSDRVFLIEVKDD; from the coding sequence ATGGCGGTTCATAACAAATTAGTTCGTGATCATATGAAACAAATTATTTTAGATGCTGGAAGAAAGCCAATTATGAAGACGTTAAATCATGAAGAATATGTAACGGAACTTCGTAAAAAAAGCGAAGAAGAATTACAAGAATATTTGAATGCGGAGACGAATGAAGAAGCTTTAGAAGAGTTAGCGGATCTACTTGAAGTCATTCATGCATTGGCGGAAACTCATGGCTCATCCATTGATGAAGTAGAAAAACGACGAGTGGCTAAAGCCGAAAGCAGAGGCGGGTTTTCCGACAGGGTATTTTTAATAGAGGTAAAAGATGACTAA
- a CDS encoding HIT family protein produces the protein MNCIFCKISDVVLENELALAFYDKYPVNKGHLLIIPKRHVEQYFDLTEQERVAIDQLIFQGKKVLDEQFEPDGYNIGINCGEVAGQTIFHVHVHLIPRYSGDMEDPRGGVRGVIPEKRIY, from the coding sequence ATGAATTGTATATTTTGTAAGATTAGTGATGTTGTATTAGAGAATGAACTTGCTCTAGCTTTTTATGATAAATATCCCGTTAATAAAGGACACCTGCTCATCATACCTAAAAGGCATGTTGAGCAGTATTTTGATTTGACGGAGCAAGAGAGGGTTGCGATCGATCAGCTGATTTTTCAAGGAAAGAAAGTGTTGGATGAGCAATTTGAACCGGATGGTTACAATATAGGAATTAATTGTGGGGAAGTTGCTGGTCAAACGATTTTTCATGTGCATGTTCATCTCATTCCTCGATATAGCGGTGATATGGAGGACCCGCGTGGTGGGGTGAGAGGGGTAATACCGGAAAAAAGGATATATTAA